In one Culex quinquefasciatus strain JHB chromosome 2, VPISU_Cqui_1.0_pri_paternal, whole genome shotgun sequence genomic region, the following are encoded:
- the LOC6036852 gene encoding odorant receptor 10a encodes MVSLPLEFSMATGQKILPFGFRMPYFDQTTWFGYNSNYALHFVLSLYVLSEGMGPDSMFMVLMMSSFTQIDLLKTSLQELSEKINKKELNIGNSLKHIINRHQEHLRYLQTIEAVHRIFYLVSFVSFGAHLVLSLYAVVKLSWYQGLAFMFFISYELLFSCFMGTLLAIKSEQLQRAIYDVPWHKMSSVNQKKIRFLLEASQKPLSLTLIFYRIDMPTFLKMYKTIYSIFTMLLTVREDYDEQLS; translated from the exons ATGGTTTCATTGCCGTTGGAATTCTCGATGGCCACCGGTCAAAAAATCCTTCCATTTGGTTTTCGGATGCCCTATTTTGACCAAACCACGTGGTTCGGATATAATAGTAACTACGCATTGCATTTTGTGCTAAGTCTGTACGTGCTGAGTGAGGGCATGGGCCCGGACAGCATGTTCATGGTGCTCATGATGAGCTCGTTTACGCAAATTGATTTGCTGAAAACTTCGCTCCAAGAGTTGAGcgagaaaattaacaaaaaggaGCTGAATATTGGGAACAGCTTAAAACACATCATCAACCGCCATCAGGAGCATCTGAG aTATTTACAGACAATTGAAGCAGTACATCGGATTTTTTACCTTGTTTCTTTCGTGAGTTTTGGAGCTCATCTGGTGTTGTCTTTGTATGCTGTTGTAAAA CTTTCCTGGTACCAGGGATTAGCCTTCATGTTTTTCATCAGCTATGAACTTTTGTTCAGCTGCTTTATGGGCACATTGCTGGCTATCAAG AGCGAACAACTACAGCGCGCAATCTACGATGTCCCGTGGCACAAGATGTCCTCGGTCAACCAAAAGAAAATCCGATTCTTGCTGGAAGCATCACAAAAGCCGTTGAGTTTGACGTTGATTTTCTATCGCATCGACATGCccacgtttttgaaaatgtacaaaACAATCTACAGCATCTTCACCATGCTGTTGACCGTTCGTGAGGATTATGATGAACAATTGAGTTag